A single genomic interval of Primulina huaijiensis isolate GDHJ02 chromosome 7, ASM1229523v2, whole genome shotgun sequence harbors:
- the LOC140980935 gene encoding ATP-dependent RNA helicase HAS1-like → MADIEEHAPVEASENRGMDSVSKKLKRKRVRKNTVATPQPHAEVAAEEFTHSGQGEQEGHVNKKKKEKKVKGNEEKQGEEEKEEEEKEIDLDRRLKSGSGIMSTEAFVEMPLSEPTINAIKDLGFKYMTQIQARAIPRLLEGKDILGAARTGSGKTLAFLVPAVELLHHIHFTPRNGTGVVVICPTRELAIQTHAVAKDLLKYHSQTLGLVIGGSSRRGEAERIVKGVNILVATPGRLLDHLQNTKGFIYKNLKCLVIDEADRILEANFEEEMKQIIKILPKERQTALFSATQTNKVKDLARLSFQTAPIVIDVDDGRKRVTNEGLQQGFCVIPSAKRFSLLYSFLKRNLSKKIMVFFSSCNSVKFHSELLRYIQIDCLDIHGKQKQQKRTSTFFDFCKAEKGILLCTDVAARGLDIPAVDWIVQFDPPDEPKEYIHRVGRTARGEGAKGNALLFLIPEELQFLRYLKAAKVPVKEYEFDPKKLANIQSHLEKLISNNYYLNKSAKDAYRSYILAYNSHSMKDIFNVHQLDLQAVAASFGFNSPPKVNLNIDSNASKFRKKARKAEGSRHGFNESNPYGKKGEDDIRQFVRY, encoded by the exons ATGGCAGATATCGAAGAACACGCACCTGTAGAAGCCTCTGAAAATAGAGGCATGGATTCCGTTAGCAAAAAGCTAAAAAGAAAGAGAGTCAGGAAGAATACAGTAGCAACTCCACAACCCCATGCAGAAGTTGCGGCAGAAGAATTTACTCATTCGGGACAGGGAGAACAAGAGGGACAtgttaataagaaaaaaaaggagaagAAGGTGAAGGGGAATGAAGAAAAACAGGGTGAAGAAGAAAAGGAGGAGGAGGAGAAGGAGATTGATTTGGACAGGCGGTTGAAGAGTGGATCTGGGATTATGAGCACGGAGGCGTTTGTGGAAATGCCACTGTCTGAACCCACTATTAATGCTATCAAAGACTTGGGTTTCAAGTACATGACTCAG ATCCAAGCAAGAGCAATACCTCGACTTTTGGAAGGAAAAGACATTCTTGGAGCTGCAAGGACAGGTTCCGGCAAAACCCTTGCCTTTTTGGTCCCAGCTGTTGAATTGTTGCATCATATCCACTTTACACCTCGAAATGGAACTGGTGTTGTTGTCATTTGTCCAACAAGAGAGTTGGCCATACAG ACACATGCCGTGGCAAAAGACCTTCTGAAGTATCATTCGCAGACACTTGGTTTAGTTATTGGTGGTTCGTCGCGAAGAGGAGAAGCCGAGCGTATTGTCAAAGGGGTGAATATCCTTGTGGCAACCCCTGGTCGACTTCTTGACCACCTTCAAAATACTAAAGGTTTTATCTATAAAAACCTGAAG TGCCTTGTGATAGATGAAGCTGACAGGATTTTAGAAGCTaattttgaagaagaaatgaaACAAATCATTAAAATCTTGCCGAAG GAGAGACAGACAGCTCTTTTCTCTGCTACACAAACGAATAAG gTCAAGGATCTTGCAAGATTATCATTTCAAACAGCCCCGATCGTTATCGACGTGGATGATGGAAGGAAGAGG GTAACCAATGAAGGGTTGCAACAAGGATTCTGTGTCATCCCAAGTGCTAAGAGATTTAGTCTTCTTTATTCATTCTTAAAGAGGAATCTGTCAAAGAAAATAATGGTTTTTTTCTCATCATGTAACTCTGTCAAATTCCACTCGGAACTTCTTAGATATATTCAGATAgattgtcttgacatccatgGCAAGCAAAAGCAGCAGAAGCGAACCTCTACTTTTTTTGATTTTTGCAAAGCCGAGAAGGGAATCTTACTGTGTACAGATGTAGCTGCTCGTGGTCTGGATATCCCTGCAGTG GATTGGATTGTGCAGTTTGATCCTCCAGATGAGCCTAAG GAGTACATTCACAGAGTTGGTCGAACCGCTCGCGGGGAAGGTGCAAAAGGAAATGCCTTGCTTTTCTTGATTCCAGAGGAGTTACAGTTTCTTCGATATCTTAAG GCAGCAAAAGTGCCAGTCAAAGAGTACGAGTTTGATCCGAAGAAGCTAGCAAATATTCAATCTCATCTG GAAAAGTTGATTTCCAAcaactattatttgaataaGTCAGCTAAAGATGCATACAGATCTTACATATTAGCTTACAATTCTCATTCTATGAAGGATATCTTCAATGTTCACCAGCTTGATCTTCAG